The following are encoded together in the Diabrotica undecimpunctata isolate CICGRU chromosome 7, icDiaUnde3, whole genome shotgun sequence genome:
- the LOC140446732 gene encoding flexible cuticle protein 12-like, with protein sequence MKLVLVLVAIIAGVFAAPQNADKDAVVTKYNSDNSGIDGYNFDFETSNGISQQEQGQLTNQGTENELMKVTGSYSFTWNGVTYTVTYTADENGFVPVGDHIPK encoded by the exons gTTTTGGTTTTGGTTGCCATAATTGCTGGTGTTTTCGCCGCTCCCCAAAATGCCGACAAAGATGCTGTTGTAACAAAATATAATTCAGACAATAGTGGAATTGATGGATACAATTTTGA TTTCGAAACGAGTAATGGCATCTCTCAACAGGAACAAGGTCAACTGACAAATCAGGGAACAGAAAATGAACTTATGAAAGTTACCGGCTCGTATTCGTTCACGTGGAATGGAGTAACGTATACAGTTACCTACACTGCAGATGAAAATGGATTCGTACCTGTGGGAGACCATATCCCAAAATAA